tgatgttggtgttatttatggattattgttgtaggtggtgttcaagagctttgattgaggtgttattgtggtatgtaagtggaatttcatctctttgctcacatgatgatatatgtatggtgttttaatgatttcaaattgttattcccttcatttgattcatagttatgtattgattcgattgtatatctattggaggcattgtatgtctcatttattgaaaagagaatacaaaagaaaagaaagagtttacaaagtgatggtttaaatgctattgagagttcaaatgttttattggattgatagaaacatagtcagagaattgcatgcaattagttgatcaacgcccataggcttatatccctcagagttatcggtttatatcgatttgggatacgagcaccacagtcagagatactattgatatcaatccaaccagagtaaagagaaataccatcgtattgctatgttatttcTACAGTTATtactacagtattcatgtttcagagttgatggtatttatgatttcaaagtcatgttttacagagtatgctatgtatcattgctatgtagagttccacttgctgagatttattctcatttcagttattttcatgtgatgcagataagagcgacggaccaggacgttgactgtggtcagaggtcatatgcatacgaagattggaaggatgatgtttTACAagtattttgggacatgatcatagaaatgattgttttgtattttgtatatcatttgaatgatcatgtattacattttaaacattttatgaaatgtattttgaaactccttccatattttaaaaaaaaattaatttccgctgtatattttatttaaagaggtcagaggtgttaCATCTTTATCATAAAGTAAAAGAACTGAAAATGATCTCTGTCTCAAATTTGGAAAGTTCAATGGGAACTTTTTAGAGCTATAATTCTGAATTCTTTTATTGATTCTATGGAGCAACTACTTTAGTTTTCGGGCTGATTGTACTTATATTTCTGCGTCCCTACTGTCACATGACTGTGAGGTGTTCTATGAATAATGATGATCTCTTGGTGTTTCTCCATTCGATTTTAAGCAGAGCCAGAAATCTAATGAATCCGAGAGTCTCAGCTAAAAATAGGAAACTTTCTGATATATGAAGCGAAATCACATTTTTCTCATGTTTATTGTTGAAAATGTATATGTGTCCCATGCCGCTCCCTGCTTCAGCCATTGAGGTGAGATGTAGTTTTAGTAAGAAAATTGACGTTTTTCCTTTTATTAACGTGGAATGGCGGCAGAAAATCATATGTTCTTCTGATTGTAGACGTGGTTGGGCTGGTGTATTCTAGATATGGAATCAAGTGACAGAAGTGGATACTAACATATATATCCATACGAGGAAATAATGGGTTGTATTTGCGAGTATGATTCTTTGAGATATATCTACTCTCAACATTTGTTTAAGCACTTTGAAATGCAGGTGATCCAAACAAAGTAGCCCACCTGAAAGGACTTGAGGGAGCTGAGGAGAGATTACAATTGTTTGAAGCCAACTTAATTGAAGATGGATCTTTTGATTCTGCGGTTCATGGTTGTGAAGGGGTCTTTCACACAGCCTCACCTGCTGTCGCTGCAGCAACCGACCCCAAGGTTTGTTATCTTTCTTGCTTGTGCGTGATTCTCGCGATGTTCAATTCTTCTTTTGTATACCTCATACTTGGTAAACAATTTTTATTTGGTCTGGCTTgttatgatattatgttttaattTGTTGTTTGTCTGAAATATTGAATCTCAAATTACAACTATATTTTTATTACTGATTATTTTCACACAGTGCTAAACATTTGACTGCTAATTCATGGCAGAACATGGGGGATACCAATattcaaaattatacaaaactAAATTCTTGTTTGTACATATCTgtgtttattttgaatattgTGTAAAATAAACTTTTGATATATTTATGAGCTTGGTTTAGGTAGAACTGATAGAACCGACGGTGAAGGGAACTCTAAATGTACTAAAATCATGCAGCAAAGAACCATCTGTGAAAAGAGTCCTGGTAACATCCTCTATTGTTGCAGTTATGTTCAATCGCCGTCCCCAAGGCCCCGATGCTGTAGTTGACGAAACATGGTTTTCAGATCCAGTATTCTGTGAAGAAATCAAGGTTTGTGCTCGTAGGAATACTACACTTTTATCCTTTTCTACCTGATGTTTTTATCCTTTGAAGACTCATCAAGATCCAGAAGAGTTTCAACATATGGGATCCAATCTTTAGACGATCCTTGTAGGTGTCTGTTGATAATCTAATCCTGTTATGGTTGTTTCTATTAAAATACCCCAGAAATTTGAATGGAACagtttcttcaaaaatactaGGATATGGGTCCAACATAAAAAATTTGAACAAAATTTTGATCATGCTATCAGCAATGGTATTGCCTCTCAAAAACATTGGCAGAGGAAGCTGCATGGAAATTCTCTAAGGAAAATGGTATCAACTTGGTAGTAATCAATCCTGGATATGTCATCGGTCCTCTCCTTCAGCCAACACTCAATTCCACTTCTAAGGAATTTTTGGACTTGATCAAAGGTGATCAAACAATTTGTATGTCTTTTTACCAATTCAGATTTCTTGAGCATTAAAACTGTTTCTGTTACAGGAAAGGCAATATACCCATACTATGTGTTCGACGATGTGAGAGATGTTGCTCAAGCACATATTTTGGCATTTGAAAATCCTTCAGCTAGTGGCAGATACCTTTTGACCGGAACAGCGCGACTTCCGGAGGAAGTTCTGGAGATTTTACATAAGCTTTATCCTTCTCTAGACCTTCCTAAAATGTAAGTTTTTTATCTgttcaaaaaatttaaagttCCCACTCTCCCGATTGGTCCTCTTCATTCCTCAGGAAAATCTCGCGAGCCTGATAAACGTGAGGCTGGGAGGTCACAATCCTTTCTTAAAGTTCCCACTCTCCTGATTGGTCCTCTTCATTTTTCCCTCTTTAGCGTACAATGGTTTCATGGCAAGCACTATTCGAGTATCTCACATTCTACAGATTTTAACCAGCTTTACACATTTTTACTTATTGCAGCAACACTCAAAGTAATCCAACATTCCAGCTATGCAATAAGAGAGCACAAGATTTGGGCGTCGTTTTCACGCCTTTGGAGGTGACCCTGAAGGATATGGTTGAAAACTTGAAAGAGAAAATTTTCCTCATCTGAACTTGCCAACAACAGTACCTTGGGAGTCGTTCtgtctcataatccttcacatgTAGCAAATAAGCAATTTGAATTCTACTATTGAGATAATAGTTGTATTAATAATAGGTTTTTTTGGTTTGGTTTCCGAAAATCCCTGCCATCACTTTGTTCCAAAATATTTAGTGTTGTACTCTTATTTCATACATCAAATAATGAGAGTGTAGCgacatacacctctgaaaaaaTTGTTTAGCATAAAAATACTATTTAATTGGAGAATTGAGTGTTTTAGATTTTGGTATTGAATGTGGTATTGTAATATTTTAGGCAATATGCAGCGGAATAATTTAACGCATAAAActttacataaataaatcaaGATACAAATAATTATGCAAAAGTTAATACACTTTTGTGGTGTCTCAGTGCAAAAGATTCATTAAAATATAGTCGATTTGCTCCCCTAATGTGTTAAGAGAATTAGCTTTTGTTATtcactagtatatatatatacatataaggTTTCTTTAACCTAGAGATGATTCTTTGAATAGATAAATACATATAAAACAAGAAAACTAGAGTTTTCTTTGACCTAGAGATGATTCTTTGAATAGATAAATACATATAAAACAAGAAAACTAgagtttattataaaataaactctttttaaataaaaatatcatatctagAGTTTTAATATAAATCTTATCATAAATAACATTAGTCTAGAAAATCAAAATTCAcgtaaaaaataaaagaaaatttaagaATAAATTCTGTCACTCATTCCAAGACATGTTTTCTTTTCATCTcccttttttttat
This region of Primulina eburnea isolate SZY01 chromosome 14, ASM2296580v1, whole genome shotgun sequence genomic DNA includes:
- the LOC140812118 gene encoding phenylacetaldehyde reductase-like, with the translated sequence MSGAGKVVCVTGASSYIASWLVKLLLLRGYTFKATVRNLSDPNKVAHLKGLEGAEERLQLFEANLIEDGSFDSAVHGCEGVFHTASPAVAAATDPKVELIEPTVKGTLNVLKSCSKEPSVKRVLVTSSIVAVMFNRRPQGPDAVVDETWFSDPVFCEEIKQWYCLSKTLAEEAAWKFSKENGINLVVINPGYVIGPLLQPTLNSTSKEFLDLIKGKAIYPYYVFDDVRDVAQAHILAFENPSASGRYLLTGTARLPEEVLEILHKLYPSLDLPKINTQSNPTFQLCNKRAQDLGVVFTPLEVTLKDMVENLKEKIFLI